In Macadamia integrifolia cultivar HAES 741 chromosome 12, SCU_Mint_v3, whole genome shotgun sequence, the following are encoded in one genomic region:
- the LOC122057379 gene encoding AFG1-like ATPase yields MRTLVRAVREVRTAVRRQENGSFLSAMGRRQKPLVNPVPVTIYGLLHNDEIDKYKHQIMISRALCTPAANQTSGVLGFFGLSADAGRAGPLVEYNRRIAAQELVDGDLCQVVSVKELQRLYDELVQYAEACHLDRYTASYKAGRPSNWRKTRTHFHDFMLNVHSRLQRHKGVADPLEVVAGEISDDSVLLCLDEFMVTDVADALILNRLFRYLFSNGVILVSTSNRAPDKLYEGGLQRDLFLPFIATLKERCIVHEIGSSVDYRKMTSAELGFYFVGEDLSGILKKKFEQLIGDHSACPQEVEVVMGRKLQVPLGANGCAYFPFEDLCDKPLGAADYFGLFKKFHTLALEGVPIFGLHNRTAAYRFVTLIDVMYENKARLLCTAEGTPTELLERIVTVSDAQHMAPRTSSRSRKHDDIDICVDNELGFAKDRTISRLTEMNSREYLEQHAAMLASEMQIPVEKAKEDAVQAGY; encoded by the exons ATGAGGACATTAGTTCGGGCTGTCCGAGAAGTTCGGACTGCTGTGAGGCGTCAAGAAAATGGCAGTTTCCTTAGTGCTATGGGGAGAAGGCAAAAACCCTTGGTCAATCCAGTTCCTGTCACCATATATGGACTCCTACACAATGACGAAATTGATAAATACAAGCATCAAATTATGATCTCAAGAGCCCTGTGCACTCCTGCTGCCAATCAAACTAGTGGAG TTCTTGGTTTTTTTGGCTTATCAGCAGATGCTGGAAGGGCAGGTCCTCTTGTGGAGTATAATCGAAGAATTGCTGCACAGGAACTTGTAGATGGTGATCTCTGCCAG GTTGTCTCTGTAAAAGAACTTCAAAGACTTTATGATGAGCTTGTTCAGTATGCAGAGGCCTGTCATTTGGATCGTTATACAGCGTCTTATAAAGCTGGGAG GCCATCTAACTGGAGGAAGACACGAACCCATTTTCATGACTTTATGTTGAATGTCCATAGCCGTTTACAA AGGCATAAGGGTGTCGCAGACCCACTTGAAGTTGTTGCAGGAGAGATATCAGATGATTCTGTTTTATTATGTCTTGACGAATTTATG GTTACTGATGTTGCTGATGCATTGATATTAAACCGTCTCTTTAGATATCTATTCAGCAACGGCGTT ATTCTTGTTTCTACTTCGAATCGTGCTCCAGATAAACTGTATGAAGGTGGCTTGCAGAGGGATCTTTTCTTACCGTTCATTGCCACTCTGAAG GAAAGATGTATAGTTCACGAAATTGGTTCTTCAGTGGACTATAGGAAAATGACTTCT GCTGAACTAGGCTTCTATTTTGTTGGAGAAGATTTGTCAGGCATTCTCAAGAAAAAGTTTGAGCAGTTAATTGGAGATCATTCTGCCTGCCCACAAGAGGTGGAAGTTGTTATGGGAAGGAAATTGCAG GTTCCACTGGGGGCTAATGGATGTgcatattttccttttgaagATCTCTGTGACAAACCTCTTGGTGCTGCAGACTATTTTGGATTGTTCA AAAAATTCCATACGTTGGCATTGGAAGGTGTGCCAATTTTTGGGCTCCACAACAGGACAGCAGCATACCGGTTTGTCACTCTAATTGAT GTTATGTATGAAAACAAGGCTAGACTACTATGTACAGCAGAGGGAACTCCCACGGAACTGTTAGAAAGAATTGTAACCGTCTCTGATGCCCAACACATGGCACCTAGAACCTCTTCAAGATCAAGGAAACATGATGATATTGACATATGTGTAGACAATGAGTTGGGATTTGCAAAAGATCGGACCATAAGTAG ACTAACAGAGATGAATAGCAGAGAGTACTTAGAGCAACATGCTGCCATGTTGGCTTCTGAGATGCAAATCCCAGTGGAGAAAGCGAAAGAAGATGCTGTTCAAGCTGGATACTGA